Part of the Zerene cesonia ecotype Mississippi chromosome 3, Zerene_cesonia_1.1, whole genome shotgun sequence genome is shown below.
CGAGACGCTGCCGGTGGTCGGCCAGAAGCAGATCCACAACCGCATCCAGCAGCTCAACTTCCGCGACTGCCATGCTAAGATTAGCCAGGTTAGATTTGTTCACAAACAACGTGGCCTTGCCAGTTACCACGCCTTCAATTTGCCTTaaccgttttttttaatgtgtggCTCTCTAGCGTGttatggaaaaataattataattaccttTGTACCTACGGTAAGGTACGTGTCACATCGATGGCGAACGTTTGGCTGCTAGGTTGTGTCGGTTTCTACTTTACTGACATTAGcaatagtattattatgaGGAAATGTTAGGttttttgcatatttgtaaattaaaaatagttcttCCTGTCGATGAAAGCTATGACATTTAGAGTCATAAATACAGTATTATCCAGCGGTCAGTTTCAAAAGGAGCACACTTGGTCCAATATAAACGAATTgacaataatgtataatacaaaatgatcGTTCCGGGTCAGGTGGACGCGCAGGCGACGCTCGGCAACGGCGTGGTGGTGCAGGTGACGGGCGAGCTGTCCAACGGCGGCGCGCCCATGCGCCGCTTCACGCAGACCTTCGTGCTCGCCGCGCAGTCGCCCAAGAAGTACTACGTGCACAACGACATCTTCCGCTACCAGGTGCGGCTCCGTCCGGCGCACGCGTGTGCCGCACCCGCCGGACACGTGACGCGCGCTCGAGTCACGCGTTCTCATCTTTAGTGTCAAACCGGTTTTGTCTCCCTATACGCAAATAGTCTGACTAGTCATTAGAGCCTTGGGTATGATGATAGATTTGCAAAAATGTTAAACTTTACGACTTCAGCGTTTTATGTACGGAATCACAttggttaattaaaatagcagCGTAAAATCACCGTTAGCTACTATCAGATAGAATCATTAATTGAATtgatagaaaaagaaaatgtctGTTACTTGTGAAGGTTCAGCCGGTCTTTTTCTTCTCTATCTTTATTAACCGTGTCTCTGTTGGCTACAGGACATAGTGTTCTCCGACGAGGAGGGCGAGGGCAGCGGGCGGTCGGAGGGAGAGGAGGAGGAGGTGCCGGCGGGCGGGTACTTCCCCGGCGGCTTCACGGCGCCGCCCttccccgcgccgcccgcgccgccgcacGCGCTCGTGTCGCCGCCCGCGCACCTGAGCCCCGCGCCCGTGGCCGCGCCTGCGCCCGCACCCGCGCCCGTGAcggcgcccgcgcccgcgcccgccgcgcccgtgACCgtgcccgcgcccgcgcccgcgccgcaccTCAACGGGCACCCGCATGAGGATCCCACGCGACACCTCGTCGCCGCGCTGCAGGGTAACATTTACacattattagatatttgttaattactgGTGATTTGTTCCACCATGGGTTCATAGTCACAATTTTCACAAACCGCAAACTATCCACCGATGTAATTCTGATCAATGCCTGATTCAGATTCATGGacaattatgattttaacTAGTACTTCGTCTTAAAGATTTTAGCTTGACTACATATCTTATCTATTCCATATACCATCACTTCAACCTTCACatctaatttatgtaaataaatcgtACAGGCACGTCGGTgtcgggcggcgcgggggctGCGGGTGCTGCGGAGGCGCAGAGCCCCGAGCTGGCCGAACCGCAACCAGAGCCCGAGCCCGAGCGCGAGCCCTCGCCGCCGCCGCAGCCCGGTACGGAAccttattcatttcattaaatgttatttaatattttattcgaaatcagcatactataattaaaattttgatatttcgtttaaacttatgttgttgtataatttaataaattttctaagaGGAAATTGATTTACTGTAACCAAACTGTAAACAAATCTTCCTAAGCTGAAGTCAATTTCATCGATAGTAGATTGCATTCTATTATTAGTCTTTCTGTCATTTATCTGGAGGCATCATGAACTCGTGACGCATGGTGCTGTGCTCaaaggaaattaatttttatcagttattataaaattcagaACTTTACCTAATTTGAATGCAAGTGATGCATAACTGACGATAACGACGTGTCCCCAGCCGCGCCGCAAGCGCCGGCCGAGCCCAAGACGTACGCGAACCTGCTGAAGTCCGGCAGCCGCTCGTCGCCGCCGGCCGCGCCGCACGCGCCGcacgcgccgcccgccgcgccgctgCCGCCGCTCGAGCCGCGCCCGCCCCGCGCGCGCCCCCCGCACGCGCCGCCCGGTACGCCCCGCACCCCGCACACCCGCACACCTATCGTGGGACTTCTTGCGTAGCGTAGACATTACATTCAAACTGAAACCGGAAACATTTACTTGTTCAACTAAACTTCCTTCGGAAGCGTATTTGCATCGTCAAAgtacataatttaacaatcGAAATCATTAAGTGATTGAGAGGAAGAACTTACTACACACAAGTTtacacttttaattaattacatatattaacgCGTTGATTTAAACTAATACGCGGTAGATATGACAttcttaaaaatgtcaaaaatcaaaatggGCCTAATACACgtttttgaaaatgtatgaatgtataCAAATGTTCCAGGCATGAACGCTGACATGCGCGAAGGCCGCGACGGGCGGGACATGCGCGACCCCCGCGACGCCCGCGACTCCCGCGACTCCCGCGACGGACGCGATACACGCGACGGGCGCGACCCGCGCGACGCTCGCGATGGGCGCGACGGACGCGACGGACGCGACGGGCGCGAGTCGCGGCGCTACTCGGACTCGCAGCAGCTGTTCCTGGGCAACCTGCCGCACTCCGCCACGGAGGAGGAGCTGCGCGCGCTGTTCGGGCGCTTCGGGCCGGTCGCCGAGCTGCGCGTGCACTGCAAGCCGGCCGCGCCCGGCGCGCTGCGCCACCCCAACTACGGGTTCATCACCTACGAGACGCCGCAGGCCGCCGCCGACTGCCTCAACGCCGCGGTGAGTGCGCGACTGCTTGCTGACTTTCTAGATGCTTCTAGTGTCGTTAAGTCAACAAACGTCCGCATAGCTCTctcaaataattacaatatatatacgcACTCGCACGTCTTAATTGCTCAAAATCTCGCGGGGTAGCGAGATGTTGATAAATATggatactttaaaataacgataaaGCAATATTATACTATGTGTGCTGTTTGAAGtttcaaaaatacttacataGAAAACTACAACTATATAAACACTAAACTATCACATAAAACAGCAGGCAATTGGATAGACCAGTTCATAAAGTGGATATCACTAACCATACTTCAATTGTCATATGTGACCTGTGGccataatatgttttgttaatatgtaTCTATGTACTCTCTTTAGTTTAGGTTGTTAANNNNNNNNNNNNNNNNNNNNNNNNNNNNNNNNNNNNNNNNNNNNNNNNNNNNNNNNNNNNNNNNNNNNNNNNNNNNNNNNNNNNNNNNNNNNNNNNNNNNNNNNNNNNNNNNNNNNNNNNNNNNNNNNNNNNNNNNNNNNNNNNNNNNNNNNNNNNNNNNNNNNNNNNNNNNNNNNNNNNNNNNNNNNNNNNNNNNNNNNNNNNNNNNNNNNNNNNNNNNNNNNNNNNNNNNNNNNNNNNNNNNNNNNNNNNNNNNNNNNNNNNNNNNNNNNNNNNNNNNNNNNNNNNNNNNNNNNNNNNNNNNNNNNNNNNNNNNNNNNNNNNNNNNNNNNNNNNNNNNNNNNNNNNNNNNNNNNNNNNNNNNNNNNNNNNNNNNNNNNNNNNNNNNNNNNNNNNNNNNNNNNNNNNNNNNNNNNNNNNNNNNNNNNNNNNNNNNNNNN
Proteins encoded:
- the LOC119835987 gene encoding ras GTPase-activating protein-binding protein 2-like, which codes for MVMEASPSPQSVGREFVRQYYTLLNKAPAHLHRFYNNYSSFVHGGLDAPNRETLPVVGQKQIHNRIQQLNFRDCHAKISQVDAQATLGNGVVVQVTGELSNGGAPMRRFTQTFVLAAQSPKKYYVHNDIFRYQDIVFSDEEGEGSGRSEGEEEEVPAGGYFPGGFTAPPFPAPPAPPHALVSPPAHLSPAPVAAPAPAPAPVTAPAPAPAAPVTVPAPAPAPHLNGHPHEDPTRHLVAALQGTSVSGGAGAAGAAEAQSPELAEPQPEPEPEREPSPPPQPAAPQAPAEPKTYANLLKSGSRSSPPAAPHAPHAPPAAPLPPLEPRPPRARPPHAPPGMNADMREGRDGRDMRDPRDARDSRDSRDGRDTRDGRDPRDARDGRDGRDGRDGRESRRYSDSQQLFLGNLPHSATEEELRALFGRFGPVAELRVHCKPAAPGALRHPNYGFITYETPQAAADCLNAAPLYYPAESGEGTERVKLNVEEKKARGREPPRRRPPSAHRAFTRQPYRR